One region of Thermosipho affectus genomic DNA includes:
- a CDS encoding 4Fe-4S cluster-binding domain-containing protein has protein sequence MNTKKENSIMYEGEKMKVYVNRVFFNTIDHPKYFALSIYFQGCDKHPKCPFCHNKDTWEPFKGFEYDVEALIRRLKEKINAIIDSYDKLAVVYLGGEPLAPYNRKAVFEISKALKEEFSDKIVNTIYTWRTLEDIEAQNLRNYITYMDEGILGPYEHDKRNIDENGNLLFPASKNQKYVKFSRRRKTCMKTY, from the coding sequence ATGAATACAAAGAAAGAAAATTCTATAATGTATGAAGGTGAAAAAATGAAAGTGTATGTAAATAGAGTATTTTTTAACACAATTGATCACCCCAAATATTTCGCATTATCTATATATTTTCAAGGATGTGATAAACATCCAAAATGTCCTTTTTGTCATAACAAAGATACATGGGAACCTTTTAAAGGGTTTGAATATGATGTTGAGGCTCTAATAAGACGTCTAAAAGAGAAAATTAACGCTATCATTGATTCATATGACAAATTAGCAGTTGTGTATTTGGGTGGAGAACCACTTGCACCATACAATAGAAAAGCCGTCTTTGAAATATCAAAAGCCTTAAAAGAAGAATTCTCAGATAAAATAGTCAACACCATATATACATGGCGCACACTAGAAGATATTGAAGCCCAAAACCTACGCAATTACATCACATATATGGATGAAGGTATATTGGGGCCATATGAGCACGATAAAAGAAACATTGATGAAAACGGCAACTTACTATTTCCCGCATCTAAAAATCAAAAATATGTGAAATTTTCAAGGAGGAGAAAGACGTGTATGAAGACGTACTAA
- a CDS encoding adenosylcobalamin-dependent ribonucleoside-diphosphate reductase, which produces MYEDVLNRWLDIKPSKNAYKILSERYFYKNMEGEFLETKWEEVCRRVARVVATSEILYNKNLDKVKEYEETFYKMLKSRIFIPNSPTLFNAGMGVRPELLWKPIENMTLEDYEEIYNTRNHLHMLSACFVVPVEDSIEGIFEAVKEYALITKAGGGIGSNFSSLRPKGSFVAGTHGQASGPISFMHVFNSAIGVVEQGYKRRGALMGILNINHPDIEEFIAAKENNDGEKVLKYFNISVGIPFEKEEFLKLYNDDKEIILTHPKFNNKKSIKARYILEKIAKNAWKTGDPGLAFLHEMNKYYPLYPEKEIISTNPCGEIGLAPYEACNLGSIDVAKFANENGEIDWKALEKTARLAVRFLDDVIDVNVFPLEKITKAVRESRRLGLGIMGFADLLYKLNIPYNSEEGRKIAVDLMGFIALHSHDESNKLGREKGNFPLFEKSRFYTEDGFVPFAMGLSKYDDEIKNVMKESKHGKRNVAVLTIAPTGSISNIADTSSGLEPNFLLAYVRYMNKHDGNKEALFYVNRVLEEKLDSSILEKIRDKLIEKGSLQQLDVPEEIKRVFVTAMDISPMDHLLMQDAFQRYTDNNISKTINMPSTATEEDVLNIYLEAFRLNVRGLTIYRDGSLQTQVLTSAKHVKTKDAPKVQFFLLDEKHKLRPKPRKNTLRSVTRKYKSLENTTYITVSFDDSGEAVEIFLSNGTELAESIGRLSSIALRAGVSIEEILEQLQKVNGKYTNGLAEEIKKAIDDFIELWGNTEIQDDEVFVIDGTIKTAEEVEKFVMANDLEWSEGYYVDENGNVYCPSCLSKNSIIKQEGCMSCKKCGWSKCS; this is translated from the coding sequence GTGTATGAAGACGTACTAAACAGATGGTTAGACATTAAACCATCAAAAAACGCCTACAAAATACTTTCAGAAAGGTACTTTTATAAAAATATGGAAGGGGAGTTTTTGGAAACAAAATGGGAAGAAGTTTGCAGAAGAGTTGCAAGGGTTGTAGCTACATCTGAAATTCTCTACAACAAAAATTTGGATAAAGTAAAAGAATATGAAGAAACATTCTACAAAATGCTCAAATCTAGAATCTTTATTCCAAACAGTCCAACACTTTTCAATGCGGGAATGGGAGTAAGACCAGAACTTTTGTGGAAACCTATTGAAAATATGACATTGGAAGATTACGAGGAAATTTACAATACAAGAAATCACCTTCACATGTTATCTGCTTGTTTTGTAGTTCCTGTTGAAGATAGTATCGAAGGTATATTTGAAGCCGTAAAAGAATATGCTTTAATTACAAAAGCTGGTGGTGGGATTGGTTCAAACTTTTCTAGTTTAAGACCCAAAGGAAGTTTTGTTGCAGGCACACATGGCCAAGCATCCGGTCCTATCTCTTTCATGCACGTTTTTAACTCTGCAATTGGAGTAGTAGAACAAGGATATAAAAGACGCGGCGCTTTGATGGGAATTTTAAACATTAATCACCCTGATATTGAAGAGTTTATAGCAGCAAAAGAAAATAATGACGGAGAAAAAGTGTTAAAGTATTTCAATATTTCAGTGGGAATTCCCTTTGAGAAGGAAGAATTTCTAAAATTGTACAATGATGATAAAGAAATAATTCTAACTCATCCAAAATTTAACAATAAAAAAAGCATAAAAGCAAGGTATATATTAGAAAAAATAGCTAAAAATGCATGGAAAACAGGTGACCCAGGACTTGCATTTTTACATGAAATGAACAAATACTATCCACTTTATCCAGAAAAAGAAATTATTTCTACCAACCCATGTGGTGAAATTGGACTTGCACCGTATGAGGCGTGTAATCTTGGATCAATAGATGTTGCAAAATTTGCAAATGAAAATGGTGAAATAGATTGGAAAGCGTTGGAAAAAACCGCAAGACTTGCCGTAAGATTTTTAGACGACGTAATTGACGTTAACGTATTTCCACTTGAAAAAATTACCAAAGCCGTCAGAGAAAGCAGAAGACTTGGACTAGGGATAATGGGGTTTGCAGATTTGCTATATAAATTAAATATCCCTTACAATTCAGAAGAAGGAAGAAAGATCGCTGTTGATTTAATGGGATTCATTGCACTCCATAGTCATGATGAATCAAATAAACTGGGAAGGGAAAAAGGAAACTTTCCATTATTTGAAAAAAGTAGATTTTACACCGAAGATGGATTTGTACCATTTGCAATGGGATTAAGCAAATACGATGATGAAATAAAAAACGTTATGAAAGAATCTAAACATGGAAAAAGAAACGTTGCAGTATTAACTATTGCTCCAACGGGATCTATCTCAAATATAGCAGATACAAGTAGCGGACTTGAACCAAATTTCTTACTTGCATACGTTAGGTATATGAATAAGCATGATGGCAATAAAGAAGCTTTATTTTACGTTAATAGGGTACTTGAAGAAAAGTTAGATTCATCAATACTTGAAAAGATAAGAGATAAATTAATTGAAAAAGGTTCTCTACAACAACTTGACGTTCCTGAAGAAATAAAAAGAGTTTTTGTGACAGCTATGGATATTTCCCCAATGGACCATCTTTTAATGCAAGATGCCTTTCAAAGATATACAGATAACAATATATCAAAGACTATTAATATGCCATCAACAGCAACTGAAGAAGATGTATTAAATATTTACCTTGAAGCGTTTAGATTAAACGTAAGAGGACTTACAATATACAGAGACGGATCACTCCAAACACAGGTATTAACATCTGCCAAACATGTAAAAACAAAAGATGCACCAAAAGTACAATTTTTCCTCTTAGATGAAAAACATAAACTTAGACCAAAACCACGTAAAAACACGCTACGTAGTGTAACGAGAAAATACAAATCACTGGAAAATACTACTTACATTACCGTTTCTTTTGATGACAGCGGCGAAGCTGTGGAAATATTCCTCTCAAATGGAACCGAGCTTGCAGAATCTATAGGAAGATTATCGTCTATTGCTTTAAGAGCAGGGGTGTCAATTGAAGAAATTCTTGAACAACTTCAAAAAGTTAATGGAAAATACACAAATGGCTTAGCAGAGGAAATCAAAAAAGCCATAGATGACTTTATAGAACTTTGGGGAAACACAGAAATCCAAGATGACGAAGTTTTTGTAATAGATGGAACGATAAAAACGGCAGAAGAGGTAGAAAAATTTGTAATGGCAAATGACCTAGAGTGGAGTGAAGGATATTATGTAGATGAAAATGGAAATGTATATTGCCCTTCATGTCTATCTAAAAATAGTATTATCAAACAAGAGGGTTGTATGAGCTGCAAAAAATGTGGCTGGAGTAAATGTAGTTAA
- a CDS encoding isoamylase early set domain-containing protein, which translates to MRKKSLFVFLIILSVSIFSNVFVKEEMVYFTFEVDAEQVYLAGNFNNWSTTSTEMEFKDGVWVVALKLEPGEYQYKFVVNGEKWVEDPNAPSYVDDGYGGENGAFKLVLQDGSLVIEPIGKLMEKENGAEEYEINKERKDTIFVDEEGYVVIRYYNPDADYVMIAGDFNNWDAESDEMYGLGDGWWEAILELEPGEYQYKFVVNGEEWVEDPNAFAYVPDGFGGKNSVLKVCRGGESLIVKAPESVVEGKKEIPLGVSVVDGKVYFKVEKREATKAFLAGSFNNWDSQAIEMKNVDGYWQVSMELNPGKYQYKYVFLINGNQVWQEDPNAPGYVPDGYGGKNGAFELVLEGGNLVIKKSENSSKSSVNLSGIYNFTVTYKYDSTTLIKGIGFSNKLSLIFKPSDELEFSIGYSGANIEYGVINFKVDKWNIMAHYNLPVDLPFNGIQSGVYLSFAGVFVDLGAESGAVPFIIGARYSDFSLLYGDFYDRNGILLGYNFSIFDADVELYGGYFFNLGELGFYCEAKSNDWNTTLQYFKNKFAMDLSLFNWDLVTDFSMTDLNYNISMYIPVVKNYKIFGGYSHTNLSDKYNFGLLYDNEYNLGLKIRLENSNIYFDIFGKVVF; encoded by the coding sequence ATGAGAAAAAAATCTTTATTTGTATTTTTAATTATTCTATCTGTTTCAATCTTTTCAAATGTATTTGTTAAAGAGGAAATGGTTTATTTTACGTTCGAAGTTGATGCAGAACAAGTGTACTTAGCTGGAAATTTTAATAATTGGTCTACAACATCCACAGAAATGGAATTTAAAGATGGTGTATGGGTGGTAGCACTTAAACTTGAACCAGGTGAGTATCAATACAAGTTTGTTGTTAATGGTGAAAAATGGGTAGAGGATCCGAATGCTCCATCGTATGTTGATGATGGTTATGGGGGAGAAAACGGGGCATTTAAATTAGTCTTACAGGATGGTTCTCTTGTAATAGAACCTATTGGGAAGTTAATGGAAAAAGAAAATGGTGCAGAAGAGTATGAAATTAACAAAGAAAGGAAAGACACTATATTTGTCGATGAGGAAGGTTATGTAGTTATTAGGTATTACAATCCAGATGCTGATTATGTTATGATCGCAGGGGACTTTAACAATTGGGATGCAGAGAGTGATGAAATGTACGGTTTAGGTGATGGATGGTGGGAAGCAATCTTGGAACTTGAACCAGGAGAATATCAGTACAAGTTTGTTGTTAATGGTGAAGAATGGGTAGAGGATCCAAATGCATTTGCATACGTTCCAGATGGTTTTGGAGGTAAAAATTCTGTTTTAAAAGTTTGTAGAGGGGGTGAAAGTCTTATTGTTAAAGCACCGGAAAGTGTAGTGGAAGGAAAAAAAGAGATACCATTGGGTGTGAGTGTAGTTGATGGTAAGGTATATTTTAAAGTAGAAAAAAGAGAAGCAACAAAAGCATTTTTGGCTGGAAGTTTTAATAATTGGGATTCACAGGCAATTGAGATGAAAAATGTAGATGGATATTGGCAAGTTTCGATGGAATTAAATCCAGGTAAGTATCAGTATAAATATGTATTCTTAATTAATGGTAATCAAGTTTGGCAGGAAGATCCAAATGCTCCTGGTTATGTACCAGATGGATATGGAGGAAAAAATGGAGCGTTTGAACTTGTTTTAGAAGGCGGGAATTTAGTGATAAAAAAATCAGAAAATTCAAGTAAAAGTTCTGTGAATTTGAGTGGAATTTATAACTTTACTGTTACTTATAAATACGATTCTACGACTTTAATAAAAGGTATAGGATTTTCAAATAAATTATCTTTGATATTTAAACCTTCAGATGAACTTGAATTTTCAATAGGTTATTCAGGAGCTAATATCGAATACGGAGTAATTAATTTTAAAGTAGACAAATGGAATATTATGGCACATTACAATTTGCCAGTTGATTTACCATTTAACGGTATCCAAAGTGGTGTATATCTTTCTTTTGCCGGTGTTTTTGTAGATTTAGGAGCAGAGTCTGGTGCTGTTCCATTTATAATTGGAGCAAGATATAGCGATTTCTCACTTTTATACGGAGATTTCTACGATAGGAATGGAATACTTTTGGGATATAACTTTAGTATTTTTGATGCAGATGTGGAATTGTACGGTGGATACTTTTTCAATTTAGGAGAATTGGGATTTTATTGTGAGGCGAAATCAAATGATTGGAATACAACGTTGCAATATTTCAAAAATAAATTTGCTATGGATTTAAGTCTATTCAATTGGGATCTTGTAACAGACTTTTCCATGACAGATTTGAATTATAATATTTCAATGTATATACCAGTTGTGAAGAATTACAAAATTTTTGGAGGATACAGTCACACAAATTTATCTGATAAATACAATTTTGGGTTGCTGTATGATAATGAATATAACCTTGGTTTAAAAATTAGATTGGAAAATTCCAATATTTATTTTGATATTTTTGGAAAAGTTGTGTTTTAA